CATACTCCACCACCTGCACAAAATACCAGCAGAACAGAGAGAACTACGGaaacggcttttttttttttttactgcatccttttaagacagaaagaaagactgCCCCTTTGATGAAGCGGTGACCAGGTAAGAGGAACCCAGACAGAACCCAAGCCCTGTCACCAGGACGCGCTTGGGGGGCTGCATCAGTCACTTCTTCTTGAACCAGCTTAGCCACCTGAGCGCTTTACCGTCAGAGCCAATGAAACATGTAACATCCAACATTCTCGATGCAAGAATGTTCTCGAAACTCTTTATCGCCTCCATTTCCACTCAACTGAATGTCCACAGGAAAAGTCACTGAGGTATTCTTGATCTTTTGTTCCCCAAACTCAAATCCTACAAAGAACTTGACTCAGCAGTTGCCCTTGGGGAGCTGATCACGGTGACAGTACCAGACGTCTGAACCACAGCATAAAGCTCCTCGTCACAAGACAGCGGAGGCAAGTAAGGGAAAGATCAGTTTACCACTGGGGCTTCCAAAACAGAAGTTTGAGCCAGGGTATATCAGCTCAAACCAGCGCCCCTTCCAATATCACATATTTCCTGGTTTGCACAATAAATCATATGGTCTCTCTAGCTTGAATTAGTTTCACTCAACATGCCCAGTTACTTCCATATATCTGTAAAACACATTTATCTACTGCCCAGAAGTTGCCTCATGGAGAGAAGCAAATGGTAGAGATAAAACCGCTGACTGACGCGCACTGTGAAATACATCTCACCAACACCAACCTATACTtcaccacaaaaaacaaaccaaaaatgccACAaacaagggatttccctggtggcacagtggttaagaatccacctgccaaggcaggggacaggggttcaatccctggttcgggaagatcccacatgccacagagcaactaagcccatgcaccaccactactgagcctacgccctagagcccatgcgccacaactactgagcccacgcaccacaactactgaagcccgtgcgctctagggcccgtgctccgcaacaagagaagccaccacaacgaagaaccaacgcagcccaaagaagaaaaaaaaaaaaaaaatgccacaaacAAACTCAAAGGTATTCTATTAAATGGATGGGTTTTCTGTTAGAAGCTTAAATTCACTGCAGTGGAGAATATCACTGAATATACCAGACCAACATCTTAAATAAGCAGGCACGCCTGAAAAGTGGGTATCAACTGGGTGTGTTTAACTGTAAAAGACAATAATTTATAAACAACAGGAAATTTTTAAATCCCACAGTGGTCGCTAATAAATGACTCAGGAACACTGGTGACGTAGCCTGACTTGAACACTTAATCCGAAGGGTCTATACTATCACTCGCTAGAGCTCAGACTCCCAACGTAAATTCCTATCTCCCAACAATTAAGAACTCCTTTACTTACCCTAAATCTAAGGTGCCATGACCCAACTAGTACACAGTTTCTAACTGTCTAAAAGAATCATCTTCAAAagcactgatttttaaataagattcgTATTTCAACATTGCTCTAGAAAACAATCCTCTCTCACATGCGAGTGtgtacacaaatatacacacacatcccccCATTTAACTGAGCTCCCGCCCCTAAAATCAACGGGCATGGCATAGAGCACTCATGTCTACAGATTCATCACCGAAATACCAAAATGTAAATGATACTCTACTTGTCCACTTGTATCTGCAGCCTGCTGGAAATGAGTGGCCAGCGACGTCTCATCCTGGAAAACTTCATTACACTCCAAACATTTCAGACTATGCCTACAGAGCTTGGATGGGTCTTCATCCAGAGGCATAGCTGGGATGACGGGTGTGCTGGAAGGGGCTGATATGACTGTCCCGGTTATGCCAGGCTGAATTTTTGTTACAGTGTGTGTGCCGGCTCCCGAGGAGCTCGGGAGGGCGGAAGATGAAGCAGGAGTATTGCTTGATGGAGAAACGATCATCTGATCTGCTGGGACTGGCTTCAAGATCAAGTGTGAACACTGCATCACCACTCCCTTCTCCTTGTGCCCGCGGGCATGGGACAGGAGACTGCACTTGTTGTAAAAAACGAGGTTCTTGGTGCAGTGGTTGCACGTTACTTCGATGCGCACGCTGCGCCTGTCGTAGTGTTGGGTCAGGCTCTTCTCGAGGGCGAAAGAGTCCCCACACTCCAAGCACTTGTAGCCGCGGGTCGGTAACGTGATGCCCGCGTTCGCAGGAGGACTAAGGTTGGGGATGTAAACTGGGACTGGGTTGACGCTGCTCAGCACCTTGTTGAAAGCTTCCACCACAGAACTCTGCAGGGAGGACACCACCTGGACCCGCGACACCTTCTTGGGTGGCTGTGAGGCCGCGGCACTGATTATTGCCTGCTTTATTTGCTGCTGAGGTTTGGTGAGCACCTGGCGGAGCTCAGAGGTGGCCTGGGCGCCCTGAGGCAGAAGGTTAAGGTTGGCAAGGTGCACAGTCTTTGGCACGAGTTTGGCGTTGGCCAAGCTGGAGGCCGGCACCACGACGGTCTGCTGCTGGATGGCGTTGGCGGCTTTAATGATGGCACTGCTGGCGCTCTGCACAGAAGCAGCAGATATGACCGTGGCTTTGACCGTCGTGTTGTTGGCGAGCTTCAAATTAATGACTTGAGACCCGGCTGTCTTCACGGCCGACACCGGGAGGAAGGCAGTCGCCACAGGCTTGATGGTGACCTGTTTGGGGGTCAGCTCGGCGGGGGCCACCGCGTTGGTAACGACCGCCGATTGCAGAGGCGCCCTGGGCGGGGAGGAAAGGACGGCGGCCGTCGGAGACGACAGCAGCGACGTCACGGACGCCACCATGGACCCCGTCTGCTCAGAAGGCTTTTTTCCAGCATCGAGATCGACTTCAGGCAACACCCTCGTCACTGTTCTCTTGATTTCCCCAGAAGACGTCTTGATGGTTTTTATGCGGACTTTGGGAATTGCTGGTGTTGACCCTGCAGGAGAGGATGGCGATCCCTTGCTACTGTTCTCACTGGAAATGCTCCTGGGACTATCCGGCTGCTTAAGGGATGCTTTTTTTGTCCCATCGATGAGACTCTGGGATTCCGGAGACTTTTCAATGGCTCTAGGGCTATCGTTTACTTCTTTTGGTAACGGAGACGCCTCCCGGGAGTTGGTCACTGGTTCTTTAGAGGAGTCGGAAGCGGCCTTTTTAGCACTAAGAGCCGCAATTGCAGCGATGCAGGAAGAGAGCTTGGAGGATGGCTTGGTCCTCGAGGGCACCACACCGCCGAGGGAGGCGTCATTCTTCTCCGAGCTCAGCTTGCCCTCGTGGACCCTGTTTTCAAGCACCTTTTCAGAGTTTTCCTTCAGTTTATCCTCCATTTTTCTGACTTTGAAAGGTTCATAAACACTCAGATTTATagaatttgtttctgtttctctcttgacaactttgtttttctctagatTGCCTGTCGTAGAGATGCCAGTTTTGCTTAAGCCTTCTCCCCCGAGTGCCTTCAGTTTGTCATAGTCCTGCTGGGGAACCGACCCTGTCAACACGTTCGATCTGAAGCCGGAGCGCATGTCCTCTTTGTCCGGGGGGTCGTCCACCTCTATCTTCTCATCGTCGTCAAACTCTTCAGCACTGGAGATGGGGCTGAACTGGCTGAAAGCGGAATCTTTTAAAGTCACCTCTGAGGTAGGCACGTCTCCTTTCAAGGACTTCGATCCATCTTTACTGTAAGTGTCCAGAGAGGACGCCGAGAGAAACCCGTTGTGCAGGCCGTTGCCGGTGGGATTGTGGCCGTCCTTCTCTGCGCCCTCGGAGGAGTCGATGTTCCGAACATTCTTCACAATCACACTGACGCCGACGTCGGAGGAGGACGGCGTGTGGGAGTCGTCATCCACGTGGGCGTTCTGCTTGATGTGGCCTTCCTGGTCGTCGTGTCCAGACTCAATAGCTGCTTTGGGATCGACCATATCTGGGATGTCAAATGCTGCCAGGAGGTCATCAAAGTCTGGGGTCTTCATATCCCCCATGGTCATGAATTTGATCAGATGTTCTGTTAAACGAACAGAAAATAATTCCATCAGCAATAAGCATGCAGATAAACATCCCTATGGGACTTACACGAACAGTGATGATTATCACGAAAGAGCGAGTTGCCAACTGCACTTATTATAACGTCAGGACATGTGGCCAAAGTGAACGAGCGTCTGGAAAACAGGTATAAGGCCCTGACGATTACAGCTTTGAAGTAATTCCCCCAAAAGGCCGTGTAGCACTGCCAGTGTGCAGCCTCTCTAACAAGCTGATCAAAACTATTACAGCACGAAGAGCAGGTTCTGGTGTTAACGACTAGAAAATGGTATTTATCGTTGGATTCACCGCACCATTTTCACAAAAAACTACTTCCAAACATATCTTGATCTTGACAGCATTTAATTCTACTGGCAAAATTATTGCTAACACAGTCACCGTCAGATTTGGGATATCACATTAAAAGCAATAGATTACAAGCAAAACTCCAATTACAGAATTCAATTCATCCACAGAAGTGAGCACCCCAACCCAGCACAGGCCGTCTACTGCTCATAAAGTTCCGTCTGAGATTTTCAAAAATCCCCCAGGAGCTCATTCCATCACTTTTTACTTAATCTTAATTCCCTCCATtatgttaggggaaaaaaacactctCCAGGCAGAAAAGTGTAGTGtcccttccatctccctccccagtCCAGTGGTTTCGCTAGTTAAGGGAATGCACAGCTGTTTCCTAATCACTACTCAGCCTACACAGTCTTGCAAATGGCTGTGGCAGCTGAGAAAGGCCTTCCATGAAACTACTCCCAGCACGTGACAACACGGACCCAAGTACGTGACAGAGCCCGGGGGAGGAAGGCCCTCTCTTTGGCAGCCAGGCTAGATCAGGGTGGACAACAGTCTATGAAGAAGTGCTTTcattggggcttccttggtggcgcagtggttgagagtccgcctgccgatgcaggggacacagactcgtgccccggtccgggaagatcccacgtgccgcagagcggctgggcccgtgagccatggctgctgagcctgcgcgtccggagcctgtgctccacaacgggagaggccgcaacagtgagaggcccgtgtaccgcagaaaaaaaaaaaaagaagtgcttgCATTAATGTGCACGAAGCCCTGGATGGTAGAAGGATGGAGAGTTTTAGGAAAATGGACAGTCACAGCCGTTACTAAAGATGAAGGATATATAAATACACAGACTGCTTGGGGTCTTCACAAGGGGCCCGTCCACTGTAGGGGAGCTCTTCCTCCTCCCTGAACCCCCAGAGCACTCCATCTTATGATTCGATTATGCTCTGTATGTATTACAGTGTGTGTGTACTTGTCTCTTCTTACCTACTGGCCTGGTCAGCTGCCTGAAGACAGGCAATGTCCCACTTGCCTTTGCACCATAAATGCCAAATAACCAAGAGGACACAAGTCAGGGACCAGAACACAGGACTTACAATAAGAACAGGCCTTGACCCTGCTCTGCAGACAACTCACTGCCTCTGAGACCCTCAGGAAGTAAGGGGATCTCTCTGGGCCTGTTCCTTCCTTCTGCCGTGAAGGCCAGCagccaggaagagaaggaaagggaagaggatgaatgaaaaactggaaagggaaggagagggagagaaagaaagcaaagaagaagaagggaagaagagaggggaaTCAAGAAACAATCAATGTCGGAAGAAACAAGGATCACAGCTGATCTTAGGCAACTTTCAATGGAAGAATCGGCCTAAGTGATTTGTAGACACCTAGACTCTTTCCTTGTCAATATTTACTACATCATTCCTCCTTTAAGTCTGCTTTAAATCACTGAGAAGTTGTCTTTCATATTTTACCAAagtatttaatgatttttttctcgtACAATCTGTAAAAAATCATGCAttcctaataaaaataactatatgaGGATCACAGTAGGACTTCTACTCAGGCAACAATAAACATACCCGTGAAAATTCACATTAACCATAAATCCATCATCAGCTGTTAAGACACCCTCAGCATATTCACCCACTCTGGGACACACCCAAACACTTCAAAGAATTTTGTTGGGAAAAACTACTGTTGAAGATGAAACAAACACTTATGGCTCAAAAGGAGCTGAAGAATAAATcactttccagggcttccctggtggcacagtggttaagaatccgcctgccgatgcaggggtcacgggttcaagccctggtccaggaagatctcacatgccatggagcaactaagcccgtgtgccacaactactgagcctgcgctctagagcctgctagccacaactactgagcccacgtgccacaactactgaagcccacgtgcctagagcccgtgctccgcaacaagagaagccaccacgatgagaagcccgcgcaccgcaactaagagtagcctccgctcaccacaactagagaaggcctgcatgcaacaacgaagacccaaagcagccaaaaataaataaattaatttttttaaagtgcattaataagcctggaggggtgggatggggagagtgggagggagggagacgcaagagggaagacatatgggaacatatgtatatgtatagctgattcactttgttataaagcagaaactaacacaccattgtaaagcaattataccccaataaagatgtttaaaaaaaataaaataaaataaaataaagtgcattaataaagagagaaagcaacagaaaatatcataaaaaaaagaataaatcacttTCCATGCACTTATGTCTCAGAAGTCACATGTACTTTTCTCTAGATGGTTTGCTTGGCCTAGAGAGAACACTCTGGGCCACTTTTCTCCCAGATGGGTGCCAGCAGGACCAGACAGGGAATAATGCACCCCCGGCATCAAAGTACAACACTTCTAAGCATATAATGACATGAAAACATCTATATGAAGTCAAATCTAGCGAGAAAGTTTGatattatgattttcttttttaaatgaagctgAACCGTAAAATGTGGGCAATGAGACAATATACCCACTTAAGAGTCCGCCCACTTAGGAATAATCCCTGAATGGCACcagtgttatttatttaatttatatattttatttatttttgactgcgctgggtcttcatttctgagcgtgggctttctctagttacggcgagcgggggctactcttcgttgcagtgtgtgggcttctcattgcggtggcttctcttgttgcggagcacaggctctaggcgcacgggcttcagtagctgtggctcgcgggcttagctgctccatggcaactgagatcttcccagaccggggatcaaacctgtgtcccctgcactggcaggcggattcttaaccactgtgccaccagggaagtccctcaccagCTTTATTTTTAAGCATCATACTGCCTTTATAAACTGAATACTCACAATAAAACCACCATTAGCGAAGCATCCCTATGATCTATCTATACCAGCCATGATGATCCAAGTTTGTAGAccactttttaaagaattcaaaacataGACTCATGAACCACCCCCAAAACCCCACTGGAGTCAAATAGGCCTGAAAGGTGGTTTTTTAATGCCACCGCTTATCCAAAGCTGGGATCCAGCCTCTGGATGTCCCCAGTGGTGGCTGGGCTCTGCCTAAATCCCTCAACCCTTTCTTTACAGCTACATGGGATGTATGTCATTTGCCCTCTCCTTATGATTTTGGTGAGCAAAAGACGTCATCCAGTTTCACACCATTCATCCTAGAGGGCAGTCGGTTCAGGAACAAAAAGAACATAACAGAAAATTCAAATACTCAGTGGGTGGTAGGCCCAGAACACACAACCCCAagaaatgataaaagggtcaCCACGTGAAACACAACGTGCTAAGCAACTGGCAGTTCACACTGGCAGTGCAGCCGGCAGGCATTCTGATGGACACTTGGAAGAGTAATACTGATTCGTACCATCTCCCTCCTGCTGACACACAACAGGGACCTGCCTGCTTTATGGACACACAGGTGCTCACATATGGTGGCGACAGCAGCAGCATTAAATCTTATAGTCAATGGTAGGATGTCACCCACCACACTGTCGGTATCTTTTCCTATCTGCATAAGTAAAGCAGAGTGAAGGCTTAGAAAACCCCAGAGAGGAACCTCCACATCTGCAAGCCCCCCAAGGAGTCCAGAAGACATTCCTGATGCAGGAACAACTTTTTCTGTGGACATCTAGCCatacctgcccccaccccccttcctctCAACGCCTAAGATGTATACACTTTCTCTTTAGGGAAGAAGATAAACCCAGATGAACTCTTTGGGGTGAAGTACTGGGACACTGTGGAGAGGTAAGAGTGAATTAGCAGCAGTTTAAAAACATATGAGTCAGCTCTCCTAGTTCACCTGAAAGAATCCTGACTATAAGGTGAAAATGCACAGCGGGCATAAAAGGCCAAGTGCAGCGGCCGCTGAAAGCACATCGCGTTGTCTGAAACCCAAGACCATCGTGGCGGTGAGTTCACCTCTCCCGGGCTGTATGATCAACGTAATAAACACCGCTGTCTGTAACTTCACACTTCTTTTTTGGTTTATAGACATGTTTGTCATGCCCACAATCACACCGTCCTATTACTACCCTCACCCTTCCCACATTCTGGAAGGCAAGAGTGAATTTAccacttgggggaaaaaatgcttaACTCCTGCTTCAT
This genomic interval from Phocoena phocoena chromosome 13, mPhoPho1.1, whole genome shotgun sequence contains the following:
- the ZNF532 gene encoding zinc finger protein 532, translated to MTMGDMKTPDFDDLLAAFDIPDMVDPKAAIESGHDDQEGHIKQNAHVDDDSHTPSSSDVGVSVIVKNVRNIDSSEGAEKDGHNPTGNGLHNGFLSASSLDTYSKDGSKSLKGDVPTSEVTLKDSAFSQFSPISSAEEFDDDEKIEVDDPPDKEDMRSGFRSNVLTGSVPQQDYDKLKALGGEGLSKTGISTTGNLEKNKVVKRETETNSINLSVYEPFKVRKMEDKLKENSEKVLENRVHEGKLSSEKNDASLGGVVPSRTKPSSKLSSCIAAIAALSAKKAASDSSKEPVTNSREASPLPKEVNDSPRAIEKSPESQSLIDGTKKASLKQPDSPRSISSENSSKGSPSSPAGSTPAIPKVRIKTIKTSSGEIKRTVTRVLPEVDLDAGKKPSEQTGSMVASVTSLLSSPTAAVLSSPPRAPLQSAVVTNAVAPAELTPKQVTIKPVATAFLPVSAVKTAGSQVINLKLANNTTVKATVISAASVQSASSAIIKAANAIQQQTVVVPASSLANAKLVPKTVHLANLNLLPQGAQATSELRQVLTKPQQQIKQAIISAAASQPPKKVSRVQVVSSLQSSVVEAFNKVLSSVNPVPVYIPNLSPPANAGITLPTRGYKCLECGDSFALEKSLTQHYDRRSVRIEVTCNHCTKNLVFYNKCSLLSHARGHKEKGVVMQCSHLILKPVPADQMIVSPSSNTPASSSALPSSSGAGTHTVTKIQPGITGTVISAPSSTPVIPAMPLDEDPSKLCRHSLKCLECNEVFQDETSLATHFQQAADTSGQKTCTVCQMLLPNQCSYASHQRIHQHKSPYTCPECGAICRSVHFQTHVTKNCLHYTRRVGFRCVHCNVVYSDVAALKSHIQGSHCEVFYKCPICPMAFKSAPSTHSHAYTQHPGIKIGEPKIIYKCSMCDTVFTLQTLLYRHFDQHIENQKVSVFKCPDCSLLYAQKQLMMDHIKSMHGTLKSIEGPPNLGINLPLSIKPTTQNSANQNKEDTRSVNGKEKLEKKSPSPVKKSLEPKKVASPGWTCWECDRLFTQRDVYISHVRKEHGKQMKKHPCRQCDKSFSSSHSLCRHNRIKHKGIRKVYTCSHCPDSRRTFTKRLMLEKHIQLMHGIKDPDLKEMTEATNEEEAEIKEDTKVPSPKRKLEEPVLEFRPPRGAITQPLKKLKINVFKVHKCAVCGFTTENLLQFHEHIPQHKSDGSSHQCRECGLCYTSHVSLSRHLFIVHKLKEPQPAAKQNGAGEESQQENKPGPEDAPADGPVSDRTCKVCAKTFETEAALNAHMRTHGMAFIKSKRVSSAEK